The window TCTGCAGTCCTAACTGCCATTGACGAACAATCTGCCGATATTGCTGCGGGCGTGGACCAAGCACTTGAAGCGCGAGAAGGTTCAATGACAGAGGACGAACTTGAAGATATTGGAGCAGGTGACCAAGGCCTGATGTTCGGTTACGCATGTAATGAAACACCCGAACTGATGCCGTTACCTATCAGTTTAGCGCATAAACTTTCACGTCGTCTTGCAGAAGTACGTAAAGACGAAACGCTTACGTACTTGCGTCCGGATGGTAAAACGCAAGTGACGATTGAATATGATGAAACGAATACGCCCGTACGAATCGATACAATTGTTATTTCAGCACAGCATCACCCAGAAACGACTCTTGAACAAATTCAGCGTGATATTAAGGAATACGTCATTAATCCGGTTGTACCAGAAAATCTGATTGATGAAGACACGAAGTACTTTATTAACCCGACTGGCCGTTTCGTAATAGGGGGCCCTCAAGGGGATGCGGGTCTTACAGGTCGCAAGATTATTGTTGACACATATGGCGGTTATGCCCGTCATGGAGGCGGTGCATTTTCTGGGAAAGATGCGACGAAAGTCGACCGTTCTGCTTCTTACGCGGCTCGTTATGTTGCGAAGAACATCGTCGCTGCAGGACTTGCAGACCGTTGTGAAGTCCAACTTGCTTATGCAATCGGTGTCGCTCAACCCGTTTCGATTTCTATTGATACATTTGGGACAGGTACTGTCGAAGAAAGTAAACTTGTTGAGCTAACGCGTGGACTGTTTGACCTTCGTCCAGCTGGCATCATCAAAATGCTAGACCTACGCCGTCCAATTTATAAACAAACAGCTGCATACGGTCACTTCGGTCGCACAGACATTGATTTGCCGTGGGAACAGACAGATAGAGCTGCTGCATTGAAAGAACAAGCGGGACAATAAGTTAGTATAAACGCTGGAAGCGAGGGAATTTGCCTTGTCTTTCAGCGTCTTTTTGTTAGAAGCAGTTTTTATAAGATTACTTTGTTTGGTGCAAATAATTGATGCACTGTCATTCTAAATATTAGTGAATAAAAGATTTCCTTCAAACCCAATTCGGCGCTA of the Sporosarcina sp. FSL K6-1508 genome contains:
- the metK gene encoding methionine adenosyltransferase, with translation MTNRRLFTSESVTEGHPDKMCDQISDAILDAILEEDPNARVACETTITTGLVLVAGEITTSTYVDIPKVVRETVKGIGYVRAKYGFDWETSAVLTAIDEQSADIAAGVDQALEAREGSMTEDELEDIGAGDQGLMFGYACNETPELMPLPISLAHKLSRRLAEVRKDETLTYLRPDGKTQVTIEYDETNTPVRIDTIVISAQHHPETTLEQIQRDIKEYVINPVVPENLIDEDTKYFINPTGRFVIGGPQGDAGLTGRKIIVDTYGGYARHGGGAFSGKDATKVDRSASYAARYVAKNIVAAGLADRCEVQLAYAIGVAQPVSISIDTFGTGTVEESKLVELTRGLFDLRPAGIIKMLDLRRPIYKQTAAYGHFGRTDIDLPWEQTDRAAALKEQAGQ